A window of the Miscanthus floridulus cultivar M001 chromosome 14, ASM1932011v1, whole genome shotgun sequence genome harbors these coding sequences:
- the LOC136504175 gene encoding aspartic proteinase Asp1-like, giving the protein MAPRWAPPAGLVLVALLALLLAPAQARGDKPVRGGASSSVAGAETESSSAVFPLYGDVYPHGLYYVAMSIGNPPKPYFLDVDTGSDLTWLQCDAPCRSCNKVPHPLYRPTKNKLVPCVDQLCASLHNGLTGEHKCDSPYEQCDYMIKYADQGSSTGVLVHDSFALRLANGSVVRPSLAFGCGYDQQVSSGEMSPTDGMLGLGTGSVSLLSQFKQHGVTKNVVGHCLSLRGGGFLFFGDDLVPYQRVTWTPMARSALRNYYSPGSASLYFGDQSLRVKLTEVVFDSGSSFTYFAAQPYQALVTALKGDLSRTLKEVSDPSLPLCWKGKKPFKSVLDVKKEFKSLVLNFANGKKTLMEIPPENYLIVTKYGNACLGILNGSEVGLKDLSILGDITMQDQMVIYDNEKGQIGWIRAPCDRIPNDNTIHGFEEGYCWPQFPGIIGLPNEDCPAYYRSNKE; this is encoded by the exons ATGGCTCCGAGGTGGGCCCCGCCCGCTGGCCTAGTGCTTGTGGCGCTGCTCGCGCTGCTGCTGGCGCCGGCGCAGGCGCGCGGGGACAAGCCCGTGAGGGGCGGGGCGTCCAGCTCGGTCGCCGGGGCGGAGACGGAGTCGTCCTCCGCCGTCTTCCCGCTCTACGGCGACGTCTACCCGCACGG CTTGTACTATGTGGCCATGAGCATTGGCAACCCGCCGAAGCCGTACTTCCTGGACGTCGACACCGGCAGCGATCTCACCTGGCTGCAGTGCGACGCGCCCTGCAGGAGCTGCAACAAG GTGCCACACCCACTCTACCGGCCAACAAAGAACAAGCTGGTGCCATGCGTGGATCAATTGTGTGCTTCCCTCCACAACGGTCTAACAGGGGAGCACAAATGTGATTCACCATATGAGCAATGCGACTATATGATTAAGTATGCAGATCAGGGATCATCCACCGGTGTGCTCGTCCATGACAgttttgcgctccgcctcgcaaATGGCTCTGTTGTTCGCCCCAGTCTGGCATTCGG GTGTGGTTATGACCAACAGGTCAGCAGCGGTGAGATGTCGCCTACTGATGGTATGCTTGGGCTTGGGACTGGATCAGTTAGCTTACTTTCACAGTTCAAACAGCATGGAGTCACCAAGAACGTGGTTGGCCACTGCCTCAGCCTAAGAGGAGGCGGGTTCCTCTTCTTTGGTGATGATCTTGTGCCTTATCAACGTGTTACATGGACTCCTATGGCTCGCAGTGCTCTCCG GAATTACTATTCCCCTGGCTCAGCAAGTCTGTACTTTGGTGACCAGTCGCTGCGTGTGAAACTGACGGAAGTAGTCTTTGACAGTGGAAGCTCATTCACCTACTTTGCTGCACAGCCATATCAAGCACTTGTCACCGCT CTTAAGGGTGACCTAAGCAGGACGCTGAAAGAGGTATCTGACCCTTCTCTGCCTCTGTGCTGGAAAGGGAAGAAACCATTCAAATCTGTGCTTGATGTGAAAAAGGAGTTCAAATCTTTGGTGCTGAATTTTGCCAATGGCAAGAAGACGCTCATGGAGATCCCTCCTGAAAACTACCTCATTGTTACA AAATACGGCAATGCCTGTTTGGGCATCCTCAATGGATCCGAAGTCGGTCTCAAGGATCTGAGCATTCTTGGAG ACATTACTATGCAGGATCAGATGGTGATATATGACAATGAGAAAGGGCAAATTGGATGGATTCGTGCACCCTGTGATAGAATCCCCAA CGACAATACCATTCATGGATTTGAGGAAGGTTATTGTTGGCCTCAATTCCCGGGGATCATTGGTCTTCCGAACGAAGATTGCCCAGCCTATTACCGTTCAAACAAAGAGTGA
- the LOC136502799 gene encoding putative receptor protein kinase ZmPK1, translated as MINEVQWLCLEIYRECPPKASQREMPKGDARFPANTAGGLAHTSYLKKGSSLSVNRASDIIQSPDGTFSFGFYNLSSTAFTICIWFTTSADRTIAWSANRNHPVYGSGSEVRLNKDGTMVLTDYDGTVVWQTNTSSKGADYAELMDSGNLVMKNQGGNILWQSFDHPTDTLLPTQPVTASAKLVSTDLPHPSSYYTLRFDDRYILSLAYDGPDISNLYWPNPDFSSWLNYRISYNGRGEVFLITWGSLQQVTTQALFQQIGVQVSRGD; from the exons ATGATCAATGAGGTGCAATGGCTTTGCCTTGAGATTTACCGTGAGTGTCCACCAAAGGCTTCTCAAAGGGAAATGCCCAAAGGGGATGCAAGGTTTCCAG CTAATACCGCAGGCGGGTTAGCTCATACAAGTTACCTGAAGAAAGGCTCCTCCCTCTCTGTTAATCGTGCTTCTGATATCATACAATCACCGGATGGCACCTTCTCGTTTGGTTTCTACAATCTTTCCTCTACTGCCTTCACCATATGCATCTGGTTTACCACTTCAGCTGATAGAACCATTGCTTGGAGTGCAAATCGCAACCACCCTGTCTATGGGAGTGGATCAGAGGTCAGGCTGAACAAGGATGGTACCATGGTTTTAACGGATTATGATGGCACAGTTGTGTGGCAAACCAACACAAGCTCCAAAGGAGCTGATTATGCTGAGCTCATGGATTCTGGGAACCTTGTCATGAAGAATCAAGGTGGCAACATCCTCTGGCAAAGCTTTGACCATCCAACTGACACGCTGCTGCCGACACAACCAGTGACAGCCTCCGCAAAGCTGGTATCGACAGATCTCCCACACCCTTCAAGCTACTATACTTTGCGCTTCGACGACCGTTACATTCTTTCACTTGCTTATGATGGACCAGATATTTCTAATCTTTATTGGCCTAACCCAGACTTTAGTAGCTGGCTGAATTACAGGATTAGTTACAATGGCAGAGGAGAGGTGTTCTTGATAACCTGGGGCAGTTTACAGCAAGTGACAACACAAGCTTTGTTTCAGCAGATTGGGGTCCAGGTATCAAGAGGAGATTAA